A part of bacterium genomic DNA contains:
- a CDS encoding NAD(P)/FAD-dependent oxidoreductase, translated as MVGGGAAGLSAAYTLKKHGGGVDPLLLEASDQIGGRMGGEKIDGFSTDKGADFFPTSYDVTFRICEALGLPLVRTKMNIGWYRKGRWVVTTPIESLRTLLKNVAPFWTLGFLSTGGIWPTLKLVRSIRNDAQYLNYASDHRIAELDTEETYGDYLDRLGVPSHLRVTLEGFLELTMGRVEQFGATWIRTFLGEVLLKPERLYVPEGGCSALSDALARECGAAIRVSTPVRRVTIEDGRATGVITDDGRIDADAVICAVPATKALDIIPDLPPRVRDALSTVNYSRGIRVVVGLNRRALPPGWHVALYPEDDTPALLDRTVNLPECAPPGKSTLDLWVGRDRADELFPLDDEEIKRAMLGAVRRNPPPGSAIPDDDEVLFTRVYRWSEAVCMAQPGMFSAIRDMRNQLNQDVENLFLAGDYMRSPIVNGAMASGVDAAEQVADFLASHPA; from the coding sequence GCGGCCGTATGGGCGGTGAGAAGATAGATGGCTTCTCAACGGACAAGGGCGCTGACTTCTTTCCGACCTCCTACGATGTCACCTTCCGGATATGTGAGGCTTTGGGTCTACCGCTAGTCCGCACCAAGATGAACATCGGCTGGTATCGGAAGGGACGCTGGGTCGTCACCACCCCCATCGAGTCCTTACGCACGTTGCTCAAGAACGTGGCTCCGTTCTGGACCCTGGGGTTTCTGTCGACGGGGGGAATCTGGCCGACCCTCAAGCTGGTCAGGAGCATCAGGAACGATGCACAGTATCTGAACTACGCCAGCGACCACAGAATAGCCGAACTCGATACTGAAGAGACCTACGGCGACTATCTCGATAGGCTTGGCGTGCCTTCACATCTCAGAGTGACGTTGGAGGGATTCCTCGAACTGACGATGGGCCGCGTCGAACAGTTCGGCGCAACCTGGATCCGGACATTTCTGGGTGAAGTCCTCCTCAAGCCCGAGCGGCTCTACGTACCGGAGGGTGGGTGCAGCGCCCTGTCGGACGCCCTTGCCAGGGAGTGCGGAGCTGCCATCCGTGTCTCAACGCCTGTGAGGCGCGTGACCATCGAAGACGGCAGGGCAACCGGGGTCATCACTGACGATGGCCGCATTGATGCGGACGCAGTCATCTGCGCCGTGCCGGCCACCAAGGCCCTCGACATTATTCCCGACCTGCCACCCAGGGTTCGCGACGCACTCAGCACGGTGAATTACTCGCGGGGTATTCGAGTGGTCGTTGGTCTGAACCGTCGGGCGCTTCCTCCCGGATGGCACGTCGCGTTGTACCCCGAAGACGACACTCCGGCACTCTTGGACCGCACCGTGAATCTACCCGAGTGCGCGCCGCCCGGCAAGAGCACGCTGGACCTTTGGGTGGGGAGAGACCGCGCCGACGAACTGTTCCCTCTCGACGATGAGGAAATCAAGCGGGCGATGCTTGGCGCCGTTCGCCGCAACCCCCCTCCGGGGTCCGCGATCCCCGACGACGATGAAGTGCTCTTTACCCGCGTTTACCGATGGAGCGAGGCCGTCTGCATGGCGCAGCCCGGAATGTTCAGCGCCATACGGGACATGCGCAATCAACTCAACCAGGATGTGGAGAACCTCTTCCTCGCAGGCGATTATATGCGGTCACCTATCGTCAACGGCGCCATGGCCAGTGGTGTTGACGCAGCCGAACAGGTCGCAGACTTCTTGGCATCCCACCCTGCATAG